In one window of Brassica rapa cultivar Chiifu-401-42 chromosome A07, CAAS_Brap_v3.01, whole genome shotgun sequence DNA:
- the LOC103829157 gene encoding zinc finger protein CONSTANS-LIKE 16 encodes MKSLASAVGAKTARACDSCVKRRARWYCAADDAFLCQSCDTLVHSANLLARRHERVLLKSASKHSNHNHNHSPSSPPHEAATWHHGFTRKPRTPRGSGKKNNLSIFHDLVPEISVEDQTESCELEEQLICQVPVLDPTVAEQILNDVVEAKIEFPIMRSGVMMDDQEDEDNAESCLNGFFPTDMELEEYAADVETLLGRGLDTESYAMEELGLSNKEMFKIEKEEETKDMNIGICDDDRDATAPFELSFDYESHNTYEEEVIKNIEGSGECVKVKEEEQKNVLMLRLNYDSVISTWGGQCPPWTSGEPPERDIDISNWPFVSMGGNVRESQQKHHVGVCLPSSGFGDGGREARVSRYREKRRTRLFSKKIRYEVRKLNAEKRPRMKGRFVKRASLAVSAMNSPLGVNY; translated from the exons ATGAAAAGTTTGGCGAGTGCTGTTGGTGCTAAGACGGCGAGGGCCTGCGACAGCTGCGTGAAGAGGCGGGCACGGTGGTACTGCGCCGCCGACGATGCTTTCCTATGCCAATCTTGCGACACTTTGGTCCACTCAGCGAATCTTCTCGCTCGCCGGCACGAGAGAGTTCTTTTGAAGTCTGCCTCAAAGCATAGCAACCACAACCACAACCACTCACCTTCTTCTCCTCCGCATGAGGCTGCAACGTGGCATCACGGGTTCACTCGTAAACCTCGTACTCCACGTGGCTCTGGTAAGAAGAATAATTTGTCGATATTTCATGATTTGGTCCCCGAGATTAGTGTTGAGGACCAGACGGAGAGCTGTGAGCTCGAAGAACAGCTGATCTGTCAAGTGCCGGTTCTTGATCCAACGGTGGCCGAGCAAATCTTAAACGATGTCGTGGAGGCCAAGATCGAGTTTCCTATTATGAGAAGTGGTGTAATGATGGATGATCAGGAGGACGAAGACAACGCCGAGAGTTGTTTAAATGGTTTTTTCCCGACCGACATGGAGCTCGAAGAGTACGCTGCTGACGTGGAGACTCTCCTCGGTCGCGGGCTAGACACAGAGTCTTATGCCATGGAGGAACTAGGATTATCTAATAaagaaatgtttaaaatagaaaaagaggAGGAAACAAAAGATATGAACATTGGAATATGCGATGATGACCGAGATGCAACGGCGCCGTTTGAGCTGAGCTTTGATTACGAGTCACACAACACATACGAAGAAGAGGTAATAAAGAATATTGAAGGTAGTGGTGAATGTGTAAAGGTGAAGGAGGAAGAGCAAAAGAATGTTCTGATGCTGAGATTAAACTATGACTCGGTGATATCAACTTGGGGAGGCCAATGTCCACCGTGGACATCAGGAGAGCCCCCAGAACGTGACATAGACATCAGCAATTGGCCATTTGTTTCCATG GGGGGAAATGTTAGAGAAAGTCAGCAGAAGCATCACGTTGGTGTATGTTTACCCTCGAGTGGGTTTGGGGATGGAGGAAGAGAAGCTAGAGTCTCGAGGTACAGGGAGAAGAGGAGGACGAGATTGTTTTCGAAGAAGATAAGGTACGAAGTACGTAAACTGAATGCAGAGAAAAGACCTAGAATGAAAGGAAGATTCGTTAAGAGAGCTTCCCTTGCTGTTTCTGCTATGAACTCACCATTAGGTGTGAATTACTGA